The DNA region GGTGTGCTGGGGGGAGCGTACGTGGACGTAGCGGTCGTCGGAGGCGGTGCCGGCGGTGCGCAGCTGGCCGTCCAGGTCGTAGTGGATCTCCCGGACGTCGGGGGAGGGCCATGCCTCGTCGCCGGTCCAGCGGGTGCTGATCCAGCTGCGCAGGGCCGGTTCCTTGACGGCGCCGGTGTCGACGCCGCGCAGCCAGTGGTCCCACCAGCGCAGGGTCTCGGGCAGGGCGGCCTCGGGCAGGCCGTGCGGCCAGGGGCCGAGCAGGGCGCGCGCGGTGGGGGACTCGGCGAGCAGGCGCAGCACGAAGGAGCAGGACGGGTCGCCCCAGCCGGCCACCGCGAGCACCGGGACGGAGACCGGCACGGTGGTGTCCCCGGCGGCGAGCCAGGCCTCGACCGGGGGTTCCAGCGATTCGAGCCGGGCCAGCCAGGTGGGCCGCCAGGCGTCGCCGAGCTGGCGCGGGTCCGGGGGGAGGGCGGCGTCGGCGATCAGCGCGGTGAGCCGGGCGTGGAGGTCGGCGGCGAGGACGGCGCCGCCGAGGCGGTGGCCGCCCTGGGGGCAGGCGGTGACCGCCGCGCCGACGGTGTCCGGCACCCGGGCGGCGAGCCGCAGCGCGGTGGTGCCGGCGGCGCCGACGCCGAGCAGGCCGACCCGGCCGTTGCACCAGGAGCGGTGGGCGAGCCAGTCGATGACGGCGGCGCCGTCGGTGAGTTCCTGTTCGTCGCCGGGTTCGCCGGGCAGGCCGCCGGAGTTGCCGTGGCCGCGGGTGTCGACCCGGACGGCGGCGTAGCCGTGGCCGGCGTACCAGGGGTGGCGGCGGGCGTCCTCGGCGGCGGTGCGGTCGCCGAGGCGGTCGGCCGAGTACTCCAGCAGGGCGGGGACGGGCTCGTCGCTGACCGGCCGCCACACCCGGGCGGCGAGTTCGGTGCCGTCGGGCAGCGGGATGCGGACGTCCTCGCGGGTGGTGTGGAACGGGTACGACGGCATGGCCGCTCCCATCGGGTCCCGGGCCGGTGAGCGCCGAGTGGCCTGGGCGCGGACGGGGATCGCGCCGCGGGGCCGTCGGCATTCCGACCCTAGGGGAGGGTCCTGTGCGGCGCATGACGATCTTCGGCGGCGGCTCGACCAGCTGACAGCCGAGCCCGCAAGCCGAGCCCGGAAACCGAGACGTTGTTGCGCATGACTTGCAACTGCGCGCCGAGAGGGAAAAGATGGCCCAGCTCCGCCCGGACCACCCGAAAGGACCACAGGATGCCCAGCGCCGCCCCAGGTGCCCCGGCAACTGCCCCAGCCGTCAGATGGCGCGACCGGCTCACCCGTGAGGAGTGGATCCGGCTGGCCGGGATGGGCGGCTTCATCCTCGCGCTGCACGTCATCGGCTGGTTCACCCTGCTCGCCCTGGTCGCGCCCGAGCACTACGACGTCGGCGGCCAGGTGTTCGGCGCGGGCATGGGCCTGACCGCGTACACCCTCGGGATGCGGCACGCCTTCGACGCGGACCACATCGCGGCGATCGACAACACCACCCGCAAGCTGATGGGCCAGGGCAAGCGGCCGCTGTCGGTCGGCTTCTGGTTCTCGCTCGGGCACTCCTCGGTCGTCTTCGGCCTGTGCGCGCTGCTGGCCTTCGGCATCCGCACGCTCGCCGACCAGGTCCAGGCGGACGACTCGACCCTGCACAGGATGACCGGCCTGATCGGCACCACCGTCTCCGGGTCGTTCCTGCTGCTGCTCGGCCTGATCAACCTGGGCGCCTTCAACGGCATCCTCCGGGTGTTCCGCCGGATGCGCCTGGGCGAGTACGACGAGGCCGAGCTGGAGCGCCAGTTGGAGCGGCGCGGGCTGATGAACCGGATCCTCGGCAAGGTCACCCGGGCGGTCACCAAGTCCTGGCACATGTACCCGGTGGGCCTGCTGTTCGGCCTGGGCTTCGACACCGCCACCGAGGTGTCCCTGCTGGTGCTGGCGGGCGGCGCGGCGGCCTTCTCGCTGCCCTGGTACGCGCTGCTGACGCTGCCGATCCTGTTCGCGGCGGGGATGAGCCTGCTGGACACCATCGACGGCTCGTTCATGAACTTCGCCTACGAGTGGGCGTTCTCCAAGCCGGTCCGCAAGATCTACTACAACCTGACCGTGACCGGCCTGTCGGTGCTGGTCGCGCTGGTCATCGGCCTGGTCGAACTGATCGGCCTGCTCGGCGAGAAGCTGGACATCACCAGCGGGCCGATCGCCTGGATCGGTGGCCTGGACCTGAACTTCGTCGGCTACGCGATCGTCGGACTGTTCGTGCTGACCTGGATCGGGGCGATCGCGTTCTGGAAGTTCGGCAGGGTCGAGGAGAAGTGGTCGGCGGGGCTGGCGGCCGCCTCCGCCGCCGAGCCGGAATAGCCCCGGAACGGGTCGAAGGCGCCCGAGGGGTCGGTGACCGTCGGAAAGCGTCGGTCTGGTCACCGGCCCCTCGGGGCTTTTCGAAGCCCTGAGCGAAAGCCTGTGCCGCGGCGGCTACTTCAGTGCGGCGAGCACCGCCTCCGCCATC from Kitasatospora cathayae includes:
- a CDS encoding CocE/NonD family hydrolase — protein: MPSYPFHTTREDVRIPLPDGTELAARVWRPVSDEPVPALLEYSADRLGDRTAAEDARRHPWYAGHGYAAVRVDTRGHGNSGGLPGEPGDEQELTDGAAVIDWLAHRSWCNGRVGLLGVGAAGTTALRLAARVPDTVGAAVTACPQGGHRLGGAVLAADLHARLTALIADAALPPDPRQLGDAWRPTWLARLESLEPPVEAWLAAGDTTVPVSVPVLAVAGWGDPSCSFVLRLLAESPTARALLGPWPHGLPEAALPETLRWWDHWLRGVDTGAVKEPALRSWISTRWTGDEAWPSPDVREIHYDLDGQLRTAGTASDDRYVHVRSPQHTGLNAGAYVPHGRPADQPPDQREEDGRSVCFDSLPLPEPVELLGIPVARLRLRSGESPVQVVARLCAVGPDGTSALLTRGVLTTTGPDAEVELAACAATVPAGHRLRLALSSVYWPWVWPPADDSGYALDPSHSVLSLPVRHLAADVGARPVTFEAPSLPDPLAVHVTEPLTARPEHITVHDIGRHEWRTELSPATDGTRTHPDGLVRDEHTVTAYRILTGAPLSAQARTDHTVRLERPDLGWDVTVQTRTQLRCDAGHFISVMQLRALEAGSVVFTREWQHRVARES
- the nicT gene encoding Nickel transporter NicT, translating into MPSAAPGAPATAPAVRWRDRLTREEWIRLAGMGGFILALHVIGWFTLLALVAPEHYDVGGQVFGAGMGLTAYTLGMRHAFDADHIAAIDNTTRKLMGQGKRPLSVGFWFSLGHSSVVFGLCALLAFGIRTLADQVQADDSTLHRMTGLIGTTVSGSFLLLLGLINLGAFNGILRVFRRMRLGEYDEAELERQLERRGLMNRILGKVTRAVTKSWHMYPVGLLFGLGFDTATEVSLLVLAGGAAAFSLPWYALLTLPILFAAGMSLLDTIDGSFMNFAYEWAFSKPVRKIYYNLTVTGLSVLVALVIGLVELIGLLGEKLDITSGPIAWIGGLDLNFVGYAIVGLFVLTWIGAIAFWKFGRVEEKWSAGLAAASAAEPE